The stretch of DNA ATATTTCTGTACACCTTGCTCCCCTACTAAATCAAATGGTGGTCGAGTTCGTAATCTGCCAGAACATGACATGGATAAATGGGAGCGGTTTAAAGCCTATAATCTTCGGGATGTGGAAGCTGAGATGTCAATACAACAGAGATTTTCTAAGTTTCTGGTGCCGGAAAATATCTGGGAGGAATATCATCTCGACCAGGAAATCAATGATCGCGGCATTGCCATTGACATGACTTTCGTAAAACAGGCTGTTGTGATGGATGAACATTCCCGTGAAAAGTTAATGGCTTTAATGCAAGATATAACCAATTTAGAGAATCCAAACTCTGTACAACAAATGAAAGACTGGCTTGCCGATAATGGGCTAGAAACAGATACCCTTGGTAAAAAAGCAGTTGCTGAGATGCTAAAGACGGCTCCTGAACCACTAGGAACTGTTTTAGAACTCCGTCAGCAACTTGCAAAATCCTCGGTGAAAAAATACACGGCAATGGAGAATGCGGTATGTAGTGACGGTCGTGCAAGAGGAATGTTTCAGTTTTACGGAGCTAATAGAACCGGCAGATTTTCCGGCAGGTTGATTCAGTTGCAAAACCTCCCCCAAAACCATATGCCTGATTTGGAACAAGCTCGTGCTTTAGTTCGAAGCGGAAACTTTGATGCACTTACTTTGCTCTATGATTCTATCCCAGAGGTACTATCAGAACTTATCCGTACTGCTTTTATACCGCGAGAAGGTATGAAGTTCATTGTGGCAGATTTTTCAGCGATTGAGGCTCGTGTCATTGCCTGGCTAGCAGGCGAAAAATGGAGAATAGACGTTTTCCAAAACGGCGGAGACATCTACTGTGCCAGTGCTTCTCAAATGTTTAATGTACCTGTTGAAAAGCATGGTGTGAATGGCCATCTTCGTCAGAAAGGAAAAATTGCTGAACTAGCCCTCGGTTACGGCGGATCTGTTGGAGCATTAAAATCAATGGGTGCTTTGGAGATGGGAATTGAAGAAGAGGAACTTCAGCCTCTTGTAACGGCTTGGAGACAGTCCAATCCCAATATCACAAAACTCTGGTGGGATGTTGACCGGGCAGTAAAAACTTGTGTTAAGCAAAAAACTCCCACAGAGACACACGGCATTAAATTTATCTATCAAAGCGGGATGCTCTTTATTGCTCTTCCTTCTGGTAGACGGCTTGCCTATGTGAAACCTCGTATGGGAGAGAATATGTTTGGCGGTGAGTCAGTTACTTATGAAGGTGTCGGTGGAACGAAGAAATGGG from Bacillus xiapuensis encodes:
- a CDS encoding DNA polymerase, whose translation is MNSISIDIETFSSANLQKSGVYRYAESDDFEILLFGYSVDGGEVQVVDLASGEEIPDEIINALMDDSVTKWAFNAMFERVCLSKWLNLTEYLDPASWKCSMIWSAYMGLPLSLEGVGAVLGLEKQKLTEGKDLIKYFCTPCSPTKSNGGRVRNLPEHDMDKWERFKAYNLRDVEAEMSIQQRFSKFLVPENIWEEYHLDQEINDRGIAIDMTFVKQAVVMDEHSREKLMALMQDITNLENPNSVQQMKDWLADNGLETDTLGKKAVAEMLKTAPEPLGTVLELRQQLAKSSVKKYTAMENAVCSDGRARGMFQFYGANRTGRFSGRLIQLQNLPQNHMPDLEQARALVRSGNFDALTLLYDSIPEVLSELIRTAFIPREGMKFIVADFSAIEARVIAWLAGEKWRIDVFQNGGDIYCASASQMFNVPVEKHGVNGHLRQKGKIAELALGYGGSVGALKSMGALEMGIEEEELQPLVTAWRQSNPNITKLWWDVDRAVKTCVKQKTPTETHGIKFIYQSGMLFIALPSGRRLAYVKPRMGENMFGGESVTYEGVGGTKKWERIESYGPKFVENIVQAISRDILCHAMQTLKNCSIVAHVHDEIIIEADMGTSLSAICEQMAKMPTWANGLLLSADGYECQFYQKD